From Sporosarcina sp. 6E9, a single genomic window includes:
- a CDS encoding CoA-disulfide reductase, with translation MKVVIIGAVAGGSTVASQIRRVLPNADITLIGHEKKIGYGTCGLPYVIGGLIEDKTKVGGPSPDKFGEKRNISILTRHDATSINRETKTVQVQNLETDEVFTLEYDKLILSTGGKSRIPDIKGIGKLPLITLKSYTDMEYIQEFIEREQPKSCAIIGGGFIGVELAENFRHLGIKTALIERNDRVMKAMDREISDILYKEMADNGVEFYFNDEIERVEDKKLIMKNGMNFDVDFVAASIGIIPNTSLAEEIGLTIGETKGIVVNDYMQSSDPDIYAIGDVAETSDWHTGKPKMVQLAWHAHRQAYIVASHLNGKPVKINGFLGSTITKLFSLTAGMTGHSEQSLLNEGIEFETVTYEGRTNAGYYPNHGTIYIRVHYDRHSRLILGGQAVGNKGVDKRIDVLATAMMGNMTVDDLSALELSYSPPYSSPKDPVNMLGYKAK, from the coding sequence GTGAAAGTAGTTATAATTGGTGCTGTCGCTGGAGGATCTACCGTTGCATCGCAAATTAGGCGCGTGCTTCCCAATGCTGATATCACACTAATAGGTCATGAAAAGAAAATCGGTTACGGTACCTGCGGATTACCGTATGTTATCGGAGGCTTAATAGAAGATAAGACAAAAGTGGGTGGGCCTTCTCCTGATAAGTTTGGTGAGAAACGTAATATTTCAATACTCACTCGCCATGATGCGACGTCTATTAACCGTGAAACGAAAACAGTGCAAGTCCAAAACCTTGAAACAGATGAAGTTTTCACGCTTGAATACGATAAACTTATCTTGTCGACAGGTGGAAAGTCACGTATACCAGATATTAAAGGTATAGGAAAGTTACCTTTAATCACTTTAAAAAGTTATACCGATATGGAATATATCCAAGAGTTTATTGAACGAGAACAGCCAAAATCATGCGCCATTATCGGCGGTGGATTTATAGGCGTCGAACTTGCCGAGAACTTTAGGCATTTGGGAATAAAAACTGCGCTAATTGAACGAAATGATCGAGTCATGAAAGCGATGGATAGAGAAATATCGGATATCTTATACAAGGAAATGGCAGATAACGGCGTCGAATTTTATTTTAACGATGAGATTGAGCGCGTGGAAGACAAGAAATTGATTATGAAAAACGGGATGAATTTTGATGTTGATTTTGTCGCTGCGAGCATTGGTATCATTCCGAATACAAGTCTAGCTGAAGAAATTGGTCTGACAATCGGCGAAACTAAAGGTATTGTCGTAAATGACTATATGCAATCAAGTGACCCCGATATTTATGCGATTGGCGATGTCGCGGAAACTTCTGATTGGCATACAGGTAAACCTAAAATGGTCCAACTTGCTTGGCATGCACATCGTCAAGCTTATATTGTGGCAAGTCATCTAAATGGAAAACCTGTGAAAATCAATGGATTTCTGGGCTCAACAATAACTAAATTATTTTCATTGACAGCAGGCATGACGGGTCACTCGGAACAAAGCTTGCTGAACGAGGGAATTGAATTTGAAACGGTTACCTATGAAGGGCGGACCAATGCAGGCTACTACCCCAATCACGGCACAATCTATATACGCGTCCATTATGACCGTCATTCACGTTTGATCTTAGGTGGTCAAGCCGTTGGCAACAAAGGCGTCGACAAGCGCATAGATGTACTTGCAACTGCAATGATGGGCAATATGACTGTGGATGATTTATCCGCACTAGAGCTTAGCTATTCTCCGCCCTACTCCTCACCGAAAGATCCGGTGAACATGCTCGGATATAAAGCGAAGTAA
- a CDS encoding fumarylacetoacetate hydrolase family protein, whose translation MKLLSFQLEGQILYGPKVKREEAVWDAFGLATHYGETRFPKTIIEGVSLGLDFVELIRKLVTRAEKEGDAGEYKYSFSSIEWLAPIPRTPKNVICVGKNYFDHATEMGDEAAPEKLMIFTKSPTTITADEQQLPIHSEVTENLDYEGELAVVISKKGHNIPKQLAYDYIFGYTIANDITARDIQKAHGQFFLGKSLNASCPMGPYLVTKDELPNPNNLSIVTKVNDEIRQNSNTDAMMFKVDEIIAEVSRFVTLEPGDVILTGTPAGVGKGLNPPVYLKEGDTVNISIEGIGTLSNRFV comes from the coding sequence ATGAAATTGCTATCATTTCAATTGGAAGGTCAGATATTGTACGGTCCGAAAGTAAAAAGAGAAGAAGCGGTATGGGACGCATTCGGATTAGCAACCCATTACGGAGAAACTCGTTTCCCTAAAACAATCATCGAAGGTGTTTCATTGGGGTTAGATTTTGTTGAATTAATCCGTAAACTTGTTACCCGCGCAGAAAAAGAGGGGGATGCGGGCGAGTATAAATATTCATTCTCATCTATTGAATGGCTTGCGCCAATCCCTAGAACACCGAAGAATGTCATTTGCGTCGGGAAAAACTATTTTGATCACGCAACCGAAATGGGTGACGAAGCCGCGCCAGAAAAGTTGATGATCTTCACGAAATCACCAACAACAATTACCGCGGATGAACAACAATTACCTATCCATTCCGAAGTGACGGAGAACCTTGACTATGAAGGGGAACTAGCGGTTGTCATCAGTAAAAAAGGCCATAACATACCTAAACAATTGGCGTATGATTATATTTTCGGTTATACAATTGCGAACGATATTACCGCACGCGATATTCAAAAAGCGCACGGACAGTTTTTTCTTGGAAAAAGTTTAAATGCGAGCTGTCCAATGGGGCCCTATTTGGTCACCAAAGATGAACTGCCAAACCCGAATAACTTATCAATTGTTACGAAAGTAAATGATGAAATTCGGCAAAATAGCAATACAGACGCCATGATGTTTAAGGTCGATGAAATTATTGCTGAAGTTTCTCGATTTGTAACATTGGAGCCTGGTGATGTCATCTTGACGGGTACCCCAGCAGGTGTCGGGAAAGGCTTGAATCCGCCTGTGTATTTGAAAGAAGGGGATACGGTTAATATTTCGATTGAGGGGATTGGCACACTTTCAAATCGATTTGTATAA
- the addA gene encoding helicase-exonuclease AddAB subunit AddA, with product MLNIPVKPEGLTFTDEQWKAIWASGRDVLVSAAAGSGKTKVLISRMIEKVVDDKNPIDVDQLLVVTFTNAAAAEMRHRMAEALEEAITAKPESVHLRRQLNLLNKAQISTLHSFCQNVVRQYAYLLDIDPGFRIADSTEVALLRDDTIGEILETAYSSENPESIYRLADSFTSDRDDQMIETLISRLYDYSRVHPSPEKWLRLIPTQYDIREIDSVDELEFIEPLKTSIRHTLEEAAALTGDLRRIALMPDGPAALAGTAETDLMWIDEAIRRITVGTWEETYEFFGTLKWVRAGAIKKDSCDEGLADRAKKIRDVVKKIVNDLKEKYFIRTPARLLDEIRLMAPAMHTLIDLVIDFGRRYETVKIDRGIVDFSDLEHYALRILSVEIDGNLLPSDIAIEYRKRFSEVLVDEYQDTNLLQETIVNLVKNGGEKDGNLFMVGDVKQSIYGFRLAEPNLFLGKYKNFTTTGEESGLKIDLNANFRSRKEVLDSTNFIFSQVMGARVGDIDYDEAAALKYGAQYPVKEVPAELTVLYEDDEENTVEVDEGEQSIKSSQAEARFISKRIKELMASGAEVTDAFSDEKRPLEYRDIVILMRSMTWSAEFVEEFKLAGIPIHANLSRGYFEALEVMIMLNTLRVIDNPYQDIPLASVLRSPFIGMTENELAKVRLADKSAPFFEALKSFMATGGTGIELKTQEKLQRFFGQFNEWRNLARRGSLSELIWQVYTDTHYYEMVGAMPNGQQRQANLRALHDRAIDYEKTSFRGLFRFLRFIERMRKRGDDVGEARSLSETEDVVRLMTIHSSKGLEFPYVFISGIARQFNKMDFNEAYLFDQHFGLAVKAIDPDNRITYTSLPFLAMKEKKELEMRAEEMRILYVAMTRAKEYLELIASVKDIEREIGKWQDAQLVDPSLMLPEYTRSRANSYLDWVGPAVARHPDFGKFDVLPGGQFVVDSSKWKIDALPFSSVMNLHLQQESVIADDDFIPDGGDGKSEEVDEKLYEEVKRRFDWSYEYSNSVTKRSKQTVSELKRLSILAQQEDEDPFMEKGDEVSTAYLHARPNFMQTRTLTPAEIGTAMHTIMQHIDFQIEQNSDTIKKLISTLQTRQLLTREEANAVDIHQVTQFFKSDMANRVKQSPQVLRELPFTYAHDGDDGDYQIIQGIADCLFQDEDGWVLLDYKTDRVQGRFASAGEIGREMQERYGVQLNLYKRAIESIINVEIKEMALYLFDGESTVRIQGDEAL from the coding sequence ATGCTGAACATACCCGTGAAACCTGAAGGATTGACTTTTACAGATGAACAATGGAAGGCAATTTGGGCTTCCGGCAGAGATGTTCTCGTTTCTGCCGCTGCGGGTTCAGGAAAAACCAAAGTACTCATATCGAGGATGATTGAAAAAGTTGTCGATGATAAAAATCCAATCGATGTCGATCAATTACTTGTCGTTACATTCACAAATGCAGCAGCTGCTGAAATGCGCCATCGAATGGCTGAAGCGCTTGAAGAAGCCATTACAGCAAAACCAGAATCTGTTCATTTGCGCAGGCAATTAAATTTATTGAATAAAGCTCAGATTTCTACGCTTCACTCATTTTGTCAAAACGTCGTTCGGCAATATGCTTATTTGCTCGATATCGATCCGGGTTTTAGAATCGCGGACAGCACAGAAGTTGCGCTTCTTCGTGATGATACGATTGGTGAAATCCTCGAAACTGCGTACAGTTCAGAAAACCCAGAATCGATTTATCGACTGGCGGATAGTTTTACTTCCGATAGAGACGATCAAATGATCGAGACACTTATTAGTCGATTATACGATTATTCTAGGGTTCATCCGTCTCCAGAAAAGTGGTTGCGCCTCATCCCGACACAATATGATATTAGGGAAATTGACTCTGTCGATGAACTTGAATTCATTGAGCCCTTAAAAACCTCGATTCGCCATACCCTTGAAGAGGCGGCTGCGCTGACGGGCGATTTACGACGAATCGCTTTGATGCCAGATGGACCGGCGGCACTTGCTGGGACTGCCGAAACCGATTTGATGTGGATAGATGAAGCCATCAGACGCATTACTGTTGGAACTTGGGAAGAAACATACGAATTTTTCGGGACGCTAAAATGGGTTAGGGCAGGCGCGATAAAAAAGGATTCCTGCGATGAGGGGCTTGCTGATCGTGCGAAAAAGATTCGAGATGTCGTTAAAAAGATTGTCAATGATCTTAAAGAAAAGTATTTTATTCGAACGCCGGCTCGACTCTTGGATGAAATTAGATTAATGGCGCCGGCCATGCATACGTTAATTGACTTGGTGATTGACTTCGGAAGACGCTATGAAACCGTGAAAATTGACCGGGGAATTGTGGATTTTTCGGATTTAGAACATTATGCCTTACGGATTTTGTCCGTTGAAATTGATGGGAATCTACTACCGTCGGATATTGCGATTGAGTACCGAAAAAGATTCTCCGAAGTGCTTGTAGATGAATATCAAGATACCAATTTACTGCAAGAAACCATCGTAAATTTGGTGAAAAACGGCGGTGAAAAAGATGGAAATCTATTTATGGTAGGAGATGTCAAACAGTCTATTTATGGATTTCGACTTGCTGAACCCAATCTATTTCTTGGTAAGTATAAAAATTTTACCACAACCGGCGAGGAGTCTGGCTTGAAAATCGATTTGAATGCGAATTTCAGAAGTCGAAAAGAAGTATTGGATTCCACGAATTTCATCTTTTCCCAAGTGATGGGGGCCCGTGTCGGTGATATCGATTACGATGAGGCGGCTGCACTTAAATATGGCGCACAGTACCCAGTTAAAGAAGTACCCGCAGAATTGACCGTCCTTTACGAAGATGATGAAGAAAATACAGTAGAAGTTGACGAAGGCGAACAGAGCATTAAAAGCTCTCAAGCAGAAGCACGATTTATCAGTAAACGTATTAAAGAATTAATGGCGTCGGGTGCAGAAGTTACAGATGCATTTTCGGATGAAAAACGTCCGCTTGAGTATAGGGATATCGTTATATTAATGCGGTCGATGACTTGGTCAGCTGAATTCGTTGAAGAGTTTAAGCTTGCGGGAATTCCAATCCATGCAAACTTATCACGTGGTTATTTTGAAGCGCTCGAAGTGATGATCATGTTAAATACATTGCGTGTCATCGATAATCCATACCAGGATATTCCATTGGCGTCTGTACTTCGGTCGCCGTTTATCGGTATGACTGAAAATGAACTTGCTAAAGTACGATTAGCCGATAAGAGTGCACCATTTTTTGAAGCGTTAAAGTCTTTTATGGCAACTGGCGGTACTGGTATTGAACTAAAGACACAAGAGAAATTGCAACGATTTTTCGGACAATTTAATGAGTGGAGAAACTTGGCGCGACGTGGATCATTATCAGAACTGATTTGGCAAGTTTATACGGATACGCATTATTATGAAATGGTTGGTGCCATGCCTAATGGCCAACAGCGGCAGGCAAATCTTCGCGCACTTCATGATCGTGCGATTGATTATGAAAAAACGTCTTTCCGTGGATTATTCCGCTTTCTTCGATTTATCGAGCGGATGAGAAAACGGGGCGATGATGTTGGGGAAGCACGGTCACTTTCTGAAACAGAAGATGTGGTTCGATTAATGACGATACATTCATCCAAAGGCCTTGAATTTCCATACGTTTTCATATCAGGTATTGCTCGGCAGTTCAATAAGATGGATTTCAACGAAGCTTATTTATTCGACCAACATTTTGGTTTAGCAGTAAAAGCAATTGATCCTGATAATCGAATTACCTACACATCTCTGCCATTCTTGGCGATGAAAGAGAAAAAAGAACTCGAAATGCGCGCCGAAGAAATGCGGATATTATATGTTGCGATGACGAGAGCGAAAGAATATCTCGAGCTGATTGCATCTGTTAAAGATATTGAGCGAGAAATCGGCAAGTGGCAAGATGCTCAATTGGTGGATCCATCATTGATGCTGCCTGAGTACACACGGTCCAGGGCAAATAGTTATCTTGATTGGGTTGGACCTGCAGTCGCTAGACACCCAGACTTCGGTAAGTTTGATGTGCTCCCGGGTGGGCAATTCGTTGTCGATTCATCGAAGTGGAAGATAGATGCGCTTCCTTTTTCATCGGTAATGAATCTTCATTTGCAGCAAGAAAGTGTCATCGCTGACGACGATTTTATTCCTGACGGTGGAGATGGGAAATCAGAAGAGGTTGATGAAAAGCTTTATGAAGAAGTGAAACGGCGTTTTGATTGGTCTTATGAATACAGCAATTCAGTTACAAAACGTTCGAAGCAAACAGTTAGCGAATTGAAAAGACTCTCGATTCTCGCGCAACAAGAAGATGAGGATCCCTTTATGGAAAAAGGGGATGAAGTCAGTACGGCATATCTCCATGCACGACCTAACTTCATGCAAACTCGGACGCTAACGCCTGCGGAAATCGGTACGGCGATGCATACTATCATGCAGCATATAGATTTTCAAATCGAACAAAATTCGGATACCATTAAGAAATTAATCTCGACGCTACAAACGCGTCAATTATTAACTAGAGAAGAAGCAAACGCTGTAGATATCCATCAAGTCACACAGTTTTTTAAGTCAGATATGGCAAACAGAGTAAAACAGTCACCACAAGTATTGCGTGAATTGCCGTTTACCTATGCACATGATGGCGATGACGGCGATTATCAAATTATCCAAGGAATCGCGGATTGTTTATTTCAAGATGAAGATGGTTGGGTTTTACTTGATTATAAGACTGACCGGGTTCAGGGAAGATTCGCTTCAGCCGGCGAAATTGGAAGAGAAATGCAAGAACGTTACGGCGTTCAGTTGAATTTATACAAACGTGCAATCGAATCTATTATCAATGTTGAAATTAAAGAAATGGCGCTTTATCTTTTTGACGGGGAAAGTACTGTGCGTATTCAGGGAGACGAAGCTTTGTGA
- a CDS encoding DegV family protein, whose protein sequence is MRIYADSASDLPKAFFDKNDVTLIPLHVLIDGKEYEDIVEIDSREVYKTIRNGGQPKTSQVSPEELLERWTELSNSGEEGIYIAFSSELSGTYNTAVMMRDQVKEENKDLNLLILDSKCASLGYGLLIKEAVRLRNAGETLEEIEEKIQFMADHMEHLFTVEDLDYMARGGRVSKASAFIGGLLNIKPLLHVEGGKLVPIEKHRGRKRVLRRIVELMEERGDNLTKQTIAISHGDDETIALELKALVEEKFQPRNIEIHMIGSVIGAHAGPGTVSIFFLNKLE, encoded by the coding sequence ATGAGAATATATGCAGATAGTGCATCAGATTTACCCAAAGCATTTTTCGATAAAAATGATGTTACGTTAATTCCATTACATGTTTTAATTGATGGGAAAGAGTATGAAGATATCGTTGAAATAGATTCCCGTGAAGTATACAAAACGATTCGAAACGGCGGACAACCCAAAACATCACAAGTTTCCCCTGAAGAATTGTTGGAAAGATGGACCGAGCTTTCGAATTCTGGCGAAGAAGGTATATATATTGCGTTTTCATCTGAATTATCGGGTACTTACAATACCGCGGTAATGATGCGTGACCAGGTCAAAGAGGAAAACAAAGATTTGAATTTGCTCATTCTGGATTCAAAATGCGCATCTCTTGGATATGGACTTCTTATAAAAGAAGCCGTTAGACTTCGTAATGCAGGTGAAACGCTGGAAGAAATTGAAGAAAAGATTCAATTTATGGCCGACCATATGGAACATCTATTTACCGTTGAGGATCTCGATTATATGGCACGTGGGGGTAGAGTTTCAAAGGCTAGCGCATTTATCGGTGGATTATTAAATATTAAACCCTTATTGCATGTAGAAGGTGGAAAGTTAGTTCCCATTGAAAAACATCGCGGGCGTAAAAGAGTATTGCGTCGCATCGTTGAGTTAATGGAAGAACGCGGGGACAATTTAACCAAACAAACCATTGCAATCAGTCATGGCGATGATGAAACAATTGCGCTCGAATTGAAAGCGTTAGTGGAAGAAAAGTTTCAACCAAGAAATATTGAAATTCACATGATTGGATCAGTTATAGGAGCACATGCCGGACCTGGCACGGTGTCAATCTTTTTCCTGAATAAACTTGAATAA
- a CDS encoding YisL family protein, with translation MIHFHIFTWVVGIILFLIAAVMANGSKGRKIVHMSSRLFYVLILVSGFMLFMNSSSLDPALYGVKFLLGLVTIGLMEMVLVRSSKEKNVTTLWIFFFIFLFATMFLGFKLPMGITWFA, from the coding sequence ATGATACATTTTCATATTTTTACTTGGGTTGTTGGAATTATTTTATTCCTTATAGCTGCTGTAATGGCGAATGGCTCAAAGGGACGAAAAATTGTTCATATGAGCAGTAGACTATTTTATGTGCTAATTTTAGTGTCAGGTTTCATGTTGTTCATGAATTCTTCTAGTTTGGATCCGGCTCTATACGGAGTTAAATTCTTACTAGGATTAGTTACCATCGGTCTAATGGAAATGGTGCTAGTTCGTTCGAGCAAAGAGAAAAACGTTACGACATTATGGATTTTCTTTTTCATCTTTTTATTCGCAACTATGTTCCTCGGATTTAAACTGCCGATGGGAATTACCTGGTTCGCTTAA
- a CDS encoding alpha-amylase family glycosyl hydrolase has protein sequence MKSNKWFGLLLSMTLILSIIYPTGAFAKNVGTLQDESIYDLLVDRFNDGNYDNNEGVNPRDLNAFSGGDFAGITLKMEYLVDMGFTLISVGPVFSTATYDGSQALDYETLEPHFGTEEEFADMIASLEKENIGVVADFPMSGVSENHTWVKNDLVPSIPAEDGTIDWDTSNPTTKEMILDAVVSFVDKYELAGIRLTKIGDFEEDFLNEVIAAIKQADENIYVISTEESNANFDTVPNIEKMEALQQSYVQVDPDSSPLQLFEDKNETDIIQFDELTGPRFTYEMFTLRMFPPTRWKIAATALFTLPGVPMMPYGSEIAVNGQEAPESHPISNFKTDMELQEYIGDLNTLRNKSDTLRNGDFELLHNKDGFTVFKRSSDEETWIVALNNTSKTDNLVIDEDVIGENKRLRGVVGGDMIKQGKDGKYRVVLERELAEVYIVDEDKGFNIPYLIASILIYTLFLGFLLAVWRRGKKNRVEEKK, from the coding sequence GTGAAAAGTAATAAATGGTTTGGGCTACTATTATCAATGACTTTGATTTTATCTATAATTTATCCAACAGGGGCATTCGCAAAAAATGTTGGAACACTACAAGATGAAAGTATATACGATTTACTTGTGGACCGATTTAATGACGGGAATTACGACAATAATGAAGGCGTTAATCCTCGAGATTTGAACGCATTTAGCGGTGGAGACTTCGCAGGGATTACCTTAAAAATGGAGTATCTCGTCGATATGGGATTTACCTTGATTTCAGTGGGGCCAGTATTTAGCACAGCTACTTATGACGGGAGTCAAGCCCTTGATTACGAAACGTTAGAACCGCATTTCGGAACTGAAGAAGAGTTTGCTGACATGATTGCATCCTTGGAAAAGGAAAACATCGGTGTTGTCGCAGATTTTCCAATGAGCGGGGTCAGTGAAAATCATACTTGGGTAAAAAATGATCTTGTCCCGTCTATTCCTGCTGAAGATGGAACTATTGACTGGGATACCTCAAATCCAACTACAAAAGAAATGATTCTTGATGCTGTTGTTTCATTCGTGGATAAGTATGAGTTAGCTGGAATTCGTTTAACAAAAATTGGCGATTTCGAAGAAGACTTTTTAAATGAAGTCATCGCAGCAATTAAACAAGCTGATGAGAATATATATGTAATATCAACAGAAGAATCGAATGCAAATTTCGATACAGTGCCTAATATCGAAAAAATGGAAGCACTCCAACAGTCATACGTACAAGTCGATCCTGATTCATCACCACTTCAGTTATTTGAAGATAAAAACGAAACGGACATTATCCAATTCGATGAATTAACAGGACCGCGTTTTACATATGAAATGTTTACATTAAGAATGTTTCCACCGACAAGATGGAAGATTGCAGCGACTGCATTATTCACATTGCCGGGTGTTCCTATGATGCCTTATGGATCTGAGATAGCAGTAAACGGACAAGAAGCGCCTGAAAGCCATCCAATTTCTAACTTTAAGACGGATATGGAATTACAAGAGTATATTGGTGATTTAAACACATTACGAAACAAGTCAGACACACTTCGTAATGGCGACTTCGAGTTACTGCATAACAAAGATGGCTTCACAGTTTTCAAACGTTCTTCTGATGAAGAGACGTGGATTGTTGCATTGAATAATACATCGAAAACCGATAATTTAGTAATCGATGAGGACGTTATAGGTGAAAATAAAAGATTGCGCGGCGTTGTCGGTGGCGATATGATTAAACAAGGAAAAGACGGTAAATATAGAGTTGTTCTCGAACGAGAATTGGCTGAAGTATATATCGTAGATGAAGACAAAGGGTTTAACATCCCGTATTTAATCGCCTCTATTCTGATTTACACATTGTTCTTAGGATTCCTATTAGCAGTGTGGAGAAGAGGGAAGAAAAACAGGGTAGAAGAGAAAAAATAA
- a CDS encoding DUF418 domain-containing protein, with protein sequence MKLSPTTKEHRIETLDITRGFALLGIFIANMLFFHTPYLHVDPYTWFTNGDAVTFKWIDILVQGSFYPIFALLFGYGINMQYEKSIKRNKPFVPIMARRLGILLGIGLLHGLFIWSGDVLFTYAIMGFLLLLFVRIPAKWLALFAGGLYIIPAAFMYIVTSLLLKANSNLLMSDYIDTKQIERSIKVFTESTFGEIFTFRFFEWLVIGLGGTFMGLFIVLPIIMFGAALSKWKIIERAREFKIQLAIFTVFSLTAGIWIKFLPYVKKPTFDVIQLQDTFGNVILAAGYVSLLLLFCTVPLFRAVFRPIGKAGRMSLTIYITQSVVATLIFYSYGFGLYGKVDLLAGTWIALGVFVVQVLFAELWLSKFRMGPLEWLWRKGVYGRNLLKKEE encoded by the coding sequence GTGAAATTGTCACCAACGACTAAAGAACATCGAATTGAAACACTTGATATCACACGAGGATTTGCACTTTTAGGGATTTTTATCGCGAATATGTTGTTTTTTCATACGCCTTATTTACATGTGGATCCATACACGTGGTTTACAAATGGCGATGCGGTAACTTTCAAGTGGATCGATATCTTGGTGCAAGGCAGTTTTTATCCGATATTCGCTTTGTTATTCGGTTACGGGATTAACATGCAATATGAAAAATCTATTAAGCGAAATAAACCATTCGTCCCTATTATGGCGAGGCGATTGGGGATATTGCTTGGCATTGGCTTATTGCATGGCCTCTTTATCTGGTCTGGCGATGTATTGTTCACGTATGCGATCATGGGCTTTTTGTTATTACTATTTGTTCGAATTCCTGCAAAATGGCTTGCCTTATTTGCAGGAGGTCTATACATTATTCCGGCTGCTTTCATGTATATCGTGACGAGTTTGTTATTGAAAGCGAATTCCAATCTATTGATGAGTGATTACATTGATACGAAACAGATCGAACGTTCAATTAAAGTATTTACAGAAAGTACTTTCGGTGAAATTTTCACTTTCAGGTTTTTCGAATGGCTAGTCATAGGACTTGGTGGTACATTTATGGGGTTATTCATTGTATTGCCAATTATTATGTTCGGGGCAGCATTATCTAAATGGAAAATTATCGAACGCGCGAGAGAATTTAAAATTCAATTGGCAATTTTTACGGTATTTTCTTTGACTGCGGGAATCTGGATTAAATTCCTCCCGTATGTGAAAAAACCTACATTTGATGTAATTCAACTACAAGATACGTTTGGCAACGTCATTCTAGCTGCAGGTTATGTCAGCCTGCTCTTATTATTTTGTACCGTTCCATTGTTCCGTGCCGTATTTAGACCTATTGGAAAAGCTGGCCGAATGTCTTTAACAATCTATATCACACAATCGGTTGTCGCGACGCTAATTTTTTATTCGTATGGTTTTGGATTGTACGGCAAGGTTGACCTATTAGCGGGAACGTGGATAGCACTTGGCGTCTTTGTGGTTCAAGTGCTATTCGCGGAACTATGGCTTTCGAAATTTCGTATGGGTCCGCTTGAGTGGTTATGGAGAAAAGGGGTTTACGGAAGAAATTTGCTGAAAAAAGAGGAATAA